Proteins from one Malania oleifera isolate guangnan ecotype guangnan chromosome 4, ASM2987363v1, whole genome shotgun sequence genomic window:
- the LOC131152855 gene encoding cysteine proteinase inhibitor 1-like, with the protein MKPQCVVLLLILQALVPFLLSGGASAIPGGWSPIVNVNDEHVKEIANFAVTEHNQEAKDGLKFDKVVKGETQVVAGTNYWLVITATNGSASDNYAACVWEQPWLKSKKLSLWKRIGAQAAENSCRA; encoded by the coding sequence ATGAAACCCCAATGTGTTGTTCTCCTTTTGATTCTCCAAGCCCTCGTCCCCTTCCTTCTCTCCGGCGGAGCCTCGGCTATTCCCGGCGGGTGGAGTCCGATCGTTAACGTCAATGACGAGCACGTGAAGGAGATCGCAAACTTCGCGGTCACGGAGCACAACCAGGAGGCCAAAGACGGCCTCAAGTTCGACAAGGTGGTTAAAGGCGAGACGCAGGTCGTTGCCGGCACGAACTACTGGCTCGTGATCACTGCCACGAACGGCTCCGCTTCCGACAACTACGCAGCCTGCGTGTGGGAGCAGCCGTGGCTGAAATCGAAGAAGCTCAGCCTCTGGAAAAGGATTGGCGCGCAGGCCGCGGAGAATTCGTGCCGAGCCTAG